In Penicillium oxalicum strain HP7-1 chromosome VII, whole genome shotgun sequence, one DNA window encodes the following:
- a CDS encoding Tripeptidyl-peptidase sed2, giving the protein MHVPLLNQGALSLAVVSLLASTVSAEVFDKLVAVPEGKQKKSPVICFEARFIFMVTLRASRRPFWTCQLPTHPNYGKHFKSHEEVKRMLQPAGESVEAIHQWLEKAGITHIQQDADWMTFYTTVEKANNLLDANFQYYLNENKQVERLRTLEYSVPDELVSHINLVTPTTRFGQLHAEGVTLHDKSKDVDEQFRQAATSPSSDCNSAITPQCLKDLYKVGDYKASASNGNKVAFTSYLEQYARYSDLALFEQNIAPYAQGQNFTVIQYNGGLNDQSSPARTAKRANLDLQYIIGTSSPVPVTEFSTGGRGPLVPDLDQPDINDNNNEPYLDFLQNVIKMSDKDLPQVISTSYGEDEQSVPASYARSVCNLIAQLGGRGVSVIFSSGDSGFPAACPWVTSVGATTGISPERGVFFSSGGFSDLWSRPSWQSHAVKAYLHKLGKRQDGLFNREGRAFPDVSAQGENYAIYAKGRLGKVDGTSCSAPAFAGLVSLLNDARIKAGKSSLGFLNPWLYSHPDALNDITVGGSTGCDGNARFGGRPNGSPVVPYASWNATEGWDPVTGLGTPNFQKLLKSAVKQK; this is encoded by the exons ATGCATGTTCCTCTGTTGAACCAAGGCGCGCTGTCGCTGGCCGTCGTCTCGCTGTTGGCCTCCACGGTCTCGGCCGAAGTATTCGACAAGCTTGTCGCTGTCCCTGAAGGTAAACAAAAGAAGTCCCCTGTTATTTGCTTTGAAGCAAGATTCATCTTCAT GGTGACGTTGAGGGCTTCGAGAAGGCCGTTCTGGACATGTCAACTCCCGACCCACCCCAACTATGGCAAGCACTTCAAGTCACACGAGGAAGTTAAGCGCATGCTGCAGCCTGCAGGCGAGTCCGTCGAAGCCATCCACCAGTGGCTCGAGAAGGCCGGCATCACCCACATTCAACAGGATGCCGACTGGATGACCTTCTACACCACCGTTGAGAAGGCCAACAACCTGCTGGATGCCAACTTCCAGTACTACCTCAACGAGAACAAGCAGGTCGAGCGTCTGCGCACCTTGGAGTACTCGGTTCCTGACGAGCTCGTCTCGCACATTAACCTTGTCACCCCGACCACTCGCTTCGGCCAGCTGCACGCCGAGGGTGTGACGCTGCACGACAAGTCTAAGGACGTCGACGAGCAATTCCGCCAGGCTGCCACTTCCCCTAGCAGCGACTGCAACAGTGCTATCACCCCGCAGTGCCTCAAGGACCTGTACAAGGTCGGCGACTACAAGGCCAGTGCCTCCAATGGCAACAAGGTCGCCTTCACCAGCTACCTGGAGCAGTACGCCCGGTACTCGGACCTGGCTCTGTTTGAGCAGAACATTGCCCCCTATGCTCAGGGCCAGAACTTCACCGTTATCCAGTACAACGGTGGTCTGAACGACCAGAGCTCGCCTGCGCGGACAGCGAAGCGAGCCAACCTGGATCTCCAGTACATTATCGGAACGAGCTCTCCCGTCCCCGTGACTGAGTTCAGCACCGGTGGTCGTGGTCCCTTGGTCCCCGACTTGGACCAGCCTGACATCaacgacaacaacaacgaGCCTTACCTCGACTTCTTGCAGAATGTCATCAAGATGAGCGACAAGGATCTTCCCCAGGTTATCTCCACCTCGTACGGTGAGGACGAGCAG AGCGTCCCCGCAAGCTACGCTCGTAGCGTCTGCAACCTCATCGCTCAGCTCGGCGGCCGTGGTGTCTCCGTGATCTTCTCATCTGGTGATTCCGGT TTCCCCGCCGCCTGCCCCTGGGTGACCTCCGTTGGTGCTACTACCGGTATCTCCCCCGAGCGCggtgtcttcttctcctccggtGGCTTCTCCGACCTCTGGAGCCGCCCCTCGTGGCAAAGCCACGCCGTCAAGGCCTACCTCCACAAGCTTGGCAAGCGTCAAGACGGTCTCTTCAACCGCGAAGGCCGTGCGTTCCCCGACGTGTCAGCCCAGGGTGAGAACTACGCTATCTACGCGAAGGGTCGTCTCGGCAAGGTTGACGGCACTTCCTGCTCGGCTCCCGCTTTCGCCGGTCTGGTTTCTCTGCTGAACGACGCTCGCATCAAGGCGGGCAAGTCcagcctcggcttcctgAACCCCTGGTTGTACTCGCACCCCGATGCCTTGAACGACATCACCGTCGGTGGAAGCACCGGCTGCGACGGCAACGCTCGCTTCGGTGGTCGTCCCAACGGCAGTCCCGTCGTCCCTTACGCTAGCTGGAACGCTACTGAGGGCTGGGACCCCGTCACCGGTCTGGGTACTCCCAACTTCCAGAAGCTGCTCAAGTCTGCCGTTAAGCAGAAGTAA